One stretch of Segatella copri DNA includes these proteins:
- a CDS encoding pyridoxal-phosphate-dependent aminotransferase family protein translates to MLNFTVGPVMASDEVRAIGAEQVPYFRTAEFSAIMKENEQLMKQFAKASDDARTVFITGSGTASMEAVVMNVFTPADKVLVVNGGSFGHRFVQLCEIHEIPHTEIKLEMGTPLTAEDLKPYEGQGYTGFLVNLHETSTGVLYDIQMISDFCHRNHIFLAVDSISSFLADPFNMKELGVNVMITGSQKALACPPGISVIILDTEAIKRVEANKVKSMYFDLKDALKNGERGQTPFTPAVGTLLQIHARLKEIERNGGVESENQRMKMLAEDFRSKIKDLPFTIVSQSMSNAVTPLHPQNTSAYDIFLKLKDEYGIWVCPNGGDMAEKIFRVGHLGNLSPKDNTTLVDALKDMQAKGLL, encoded by the coding sequence ATGCTTAATTTTACAGTAGGACCTGTGATGGCAAGCGATGAGGTTAGAGCCATCGGCGCTGAGCAGGTGCCTTATTTCAGAACAGCAGAGTTCTCCGCCATCATGAAGGAGAACGAACAATTGATGAAGCAGTTTGCCAAGGCATCAGACGATGCCCGCACAGTTTTTATCACAGGTTCGGGCACAGCCTCTATGGAAGCCGTGGTCATGAATGTATTCACTCCTGCCGACAAAGTACTGGTAGTGAATGGCGGTAGCTTTGGTCACCGATTCGTACAACTCTGTGAAATTCATGAGATTCCACATACAGAAATCAAGCTTGAGATGGGGACTCCACTCACGGCAGAAGACCTCAAGCCATACGAGGGACAAGGCTACACCGGCTTCCTCGTCAATCTACATGAGACTTCTACCGGCGTACTCTACGACATCCAGATGATCAGCGACTTCTGTCATCGCAACCATATTTTCCTGGCAGTAGATTCCATCAGTTCTTTCCTCGCGGACCCATTCAACATGAAGGAGTTGGGCGTAAACGTGATGATTACAGGTTCACAGAAGGCATTGGCGTGTCCTCCAGGCATTTCTGTCATCATTCTCGATACAGAAGCCATCAAACGAGTAGAGGCAAACAAGGTGAAGTCAATGTACTTCGACCTGAAGGATGCCTTGAAGAATGGTGAGCGTGGACAGACTCCTTTCACTCCAGCCGTAGGAACCTTACTGCAGATTCATGCCCGCCTGAAGGAGATAGAGCGCAATGGCGGTGTGGAGAGCGAGAACCAGCGCATGAAAATGCTTGCAGAAGATTTCAGAAGCAAGATCAAGGACCTGCCATTCACCATCGTTTCCCAATCGATGTCAAATGCCGTTACTCCTCTGCATCCACAGAACACCTCAGCCTACGACATCTTCCTAAAGCTGAAAGACGAATATGGCATCTGGGTATGTCCTAATGGTGGCGACATGGCAGAAAAGATATTCCGTGTAGGTCATCTCGGCAACCTGAGTCCAAAAGACAACACCACTCTCGTTGATGCACTGAAGGATATGCAGGCTAAGGGACTGCTATAA
- a CDS encoding Gfo/Idh/MocA family oxidoreductase — translation MVKVITYGTYDLLHYGHIRLLERAKALGDYLIVGVTSDTFDRERGKINVQQSLMERVEAVRATGIADEIIIEEYEGQKIDDIKRLDVDIFTVGSDWRGKFDYLNAYCKVVYLDRTQGVSSTEIRSEQQVVRLGLVGESPILNKIERESQYVNGLEAGKVFSLNHQYLSENLQAAEKQAASFQELLDESDALYVISAPSKHYAQIKEALEAGKHVLCESPITLQPQQWKELKEIAKNKKVVLMDSIKTAYSVAYYRLLLLAKGGIIGDIMSVDATCTSLVDFDPTQDSQKSLYEWNSICAWGPTALLPIFQLLGTEYSNKQIATHFLDEAKRYDAFTKISFLYPHAVASLKVGQGVKSEGELIISGTKGYIYVPAPWWKTDYFEVRYENPQNNKRYFYQLDGEGLRYMLLSFLKAIRTGKDFSYVSDDISEEIVKTIANFEARKDMVII, via the coding sequence ATGGTTAAAGTCATCACATACGGTACTTACGACCTGCTTCATTATGGTCACATCCGTCTCCTGGAGCGCGCCAAGGCTTTGGGCGACTACCTCATCGTGGGCGTAACCTCGGATACCTTCGACCGTGAACGTGGCAAAATTAATGTACAACAATCCCTCATGGAACGAGTGGAAGCCGTGCGTGCCACTGGCATTGCCGATGAAATCATCATCGAGGAATACGAGGGACAGAAGATTGACGACATCAAGCGACTGGACGTAGATATCTTTACCGTAGGTTCTGACTGGAGAGGCAAGTTTGACTATCTCAACGCCTATTGCAAGGTGGTTTATCTAGACCGCACTCAGGGCGTATCGAGCACGGAGATCAGAAGCGAGCAGCAGGTGGTTCGCCTCGGACTGGTTGGCGAATCGCCTATCCTCAACAAGATAGAGCGGGAAAGCCAATATGTCAATGGGCTAGAGGCAGGAAAGGTTTTCTCCCTCAACCACCAATATCTCTCAGAGAATCTGCAGGCAGCGGAAAAGCAGGCAGCCAGTTTTCAGGAACTCCTGGATGAAAGCGATGCGCTCTATGTCATCTCTGCCCCAAGCAAGCACTATGCTCAAATAAAGGAGGCATTAGAAGCTGGCAAACACGTATTGTGCGAATCGCCTATCACTCTTCAGCCTCAGCAATGGAAAGAACTCAAGGAAATAGCAAAAAATAAGAAGGTAGTCTTGATGGATTCTATCAAGACCGCCTATTCCGTAGCCTATTACCGACTCTTACTCTTGGCTAAGGGCGGTATCATCGGTGATATCATGTCGGTGGATGCAACCTGCACCAGTCTCGTAGACTTTGACCCGACCCAGGATTCACAGAAGAGTCTTTACGAATGGAACAGTATCTGCGCCTGGGGACCGACGGCACTCCTGCCTATCTTCCAGCTTCTAGGCACAGAATACAGCAACAAACAGATAGCCACTCACTTCTTGGACGAAGCAAAGCGCTATGATGCCTTTACCAAGATATCCTTCCTCTATCCTCATGCCGTAGCTTCGCTGAAGGTTGGTCAAGGCGTGAAGTCGGAAGGCGAATTGATTATCTCGGGCACCAAGGGATACATCTACGTACCAGCCCCATGGTGGAAGACCGATTACTTCGAGGTGAGATACGAGAATCCGCAGAACAACAAGCGCTACTTCTACCAGCTGGATGGAGAAGGGTTGCGCTATATGCTCCTCTCCTTCCTCAAAGCCATCCGCACCGGCAAGGACTTCTCGTATGTATCCGATGACATATCAGAAGAAATCGTCAAGACTATCGCCAATTTCGAGGCAAGAAAAGACATGGTCATCATATAG
- a CDS encoding DUF6056 family protein, which yields MNQKLLKSHTILAICILILSVIPVVAIGPYLHQFADDYVFGAPVYKAWTATHSFGACIQAAWAESMHIYQTWQGTYSACFLMALQPGIFGKYWLVPIILLGSLILSTYTLGYTILRRLLHISKLEYTFISTLFVLMTVQFVWSFYDAFCWYNGAMYYTLYYSISLFLASLLIEFHLTKSIIAKIIITLVSAALAIFIAGGNFVTGLGMPAILFMAIVWMWVERKKTPFFLLSILIIYACAFAFSVFAPGNTVRQSTVTSQPNVVSAFFIAIAKGIEFLADAIKITEILMFTILIPFLARLAKASHFRFSHPWLYLLISFLLYCAFFFPNSYAMGTKGADRTQNVYFYVHLWMICFNIYYLSGALQRRAANLEPISVAIVNLTEAIRLKYNKYFRWLPVYYWLVLVLSITAKPTTTNRTLSLLRRGTAQKFDLEMQQREIAVKQSKADHLVLNPLTVKMPSDAFHDITIYPGYWINRGMANYYGKKTVVALPFDDGEETPAKLLKRCRDEVGPGGMTFIEGK from the coding sequence ATGAATCAGAAATTGTTAAAAAGCCATACGATATTGGCGATTTGTATTCTAATCTTATCCGTCATCCCTGTTGTGGCAATAGGTCCCTATCTCCATCAGTTTGCAGATGACTATGTATTCGGAGCTCCTGTCTACAAGGCTTGGACTGCCACCCATTCATTTGGGGCATGTATTCAGGCGGCCTGGGCTGAATCCATGCATATCTACCAGACATGGCAGGGTACCTATTCGGCATGTTTCCTGATGGCATTACAACCTGGAATTTTTGGCAAATACTGGCTTGTACCGATTATTCTATTGGGAAGTCTAATTCTTTCCACCTATACACTGGGATACACAATATTACGCAGATTGCTACATATCAGCAAATTGGAATACACTTTCATTTCTACTCTATTTGTATTAATGACCGTACAGTTCGTATGGTCGTTCTACGATGCATTCTGCTGGTATAACGGAGCGATGTACTATACCTTATATTATAGTATTTCTTTGTTTCTTGCCTCCCTACTCATCGAATTCCATCTTACAAAATCTATCATAGCGAAAATCATCATCACGCTGGTTTCCGCAGCACTCGCCATATTCATTGCCGGCGGCAACTTTGTTACCGGTCTGGGTATGCCAGCCATTCTCTTTATGGCAATCGTATGGATGTGGGTGGAGAGGAAGAAGACTCCTTTCTTCTTGCTTTCTATCCTTATCATTTATGCCTGCGCTTTTGCTTTCAGTGTATTTGCACCAGGCAATACTGTCCGCCAATCCACAGTCACCAGTCAACCGAATGTGGTTTCAGCCTTCTTTATTGCGATAGCAAAGGGCATAGAATTTCTCGCTGATGCCATTAAAATCACAGAAATACTCATGTTTACCATTCTCATACCTTTCCTTGCAAGATTAGCCAAGGCATCCCACTTTAGGTTTTCTCATCCATGGCTTTATCTGCTCATCTCTTTCCTACTTTATTGCGCCTTCTTTTTTCCAAACAGCTATGCCATGGGAACCAAAGGAGCAGACAGAACACAGAATGTATACTTCTATGTGCATCTGTGGATGATTTGCTTCAATATCTACTATCTTTCTGGTGCTCTTCAGCGCAGAGCGGCTAATCTGGAACCAATAAGCGTTGCTATTGTAAACTTGACAGAGGCAATCAGACTGAAATATAATAAATACTTCAGATGGCTACCGGTATATTACTGGCTTGTGTTGGTACTTTCTATCACAGCAAAGCCAACTACTACCAACAGAACACTCTCCTTGCTGCGTAGAGGAACAGCACAGAAGTTTGACCTAGAAATGCAGCAGCGCGAAATTGCCGTAAAGCAAAGCAAGGCAGATCATCTGGTATTAAATCCGCTTACCGTAAAGATGCCATCCGATGCCTTCCATGATATCACTATTTATCCAGGTTATTGGATTAACCGAGGTATGGCAAACTATTATGGCAAGAAAACGGTAGTAGCATTACCTTTCGATGATGGCGAAGAAACGCCAGCCAAATTGTTAAAACGCTGCCGTGATGAAGTAGGTCCAGGCGGAATGACCTTTATCGAAGGAAAATAA
- a CDS encoding glycosyltransferase family 2 protein, giving the protein MDKTSVEQEQGNGISVVINTYNASCHLQQVLDTVKGFDEVVVCDMESTDDTLDIAKRNGCKIVVFPRGNYQICEPARQTAIDAASCKWVLVVDADELVTPELKEYLYSLIEKENAPQGLYVPRKSRFMGRFMHCFYPDYQLRFFIRKDTVWPAIIHADPVIKGRIEKIPAAHADMALVHLADDSIASRMGKINQYTANEIEKKKDRNYGMAALFYRPLVRFFRAYIQKGGFRDGKEGFVCACYEGIYQFVAVSKIIEDRLKHKKGK; this is encoded by the coding sequence ATGGATAAGACAAGTGTAGAACAAGAGCAGGGAAATGGCATCTCGGTGGTTATTAATACCTATAATGCCTCCTGCCATCTTCAGCAGGTGCTGGATACAGTGAAGGGCTTTGACGAGGTGGTTGTCTGCGACATGGAAAGTACTGACGACACCTTGGATATAGCAAAGCGTAATGGTTGCAAGATAGTTGTCTTTCCTAGAGGAAACTATCAGATTTGTGAACCGGCACGTCAGACTGCCATAGATGCTGCTTCCTGCAAGTGGGTATTGGTGGTTGATGCTGATGAACTGGTAACTCCAGAACTGAAGGAATATCTTTATTCCCTGATAGAGAAGGAGAATGCTCCACAGGGTTTGTATGTTCCACGCAAGAGTCGCTTTATGGGACGATTCATGCACTGTTTCTATCCCGACTACCAGTTGCGTTTCTTTATCAGGAAGGATACCGTATGGCCAGCCATCATTCATGCCGATCCTGTTATCAAGGGCAGAATAGAAAAGATACCGGCGGCTCATGCTGATATGGCACTTGTTCATCTGGCAGATGACAGTATTGCCAGCAGGATGGGAAAGATCAACCAGTATACAGCTAACGAGATAGAAAAGAAGAAAGATCGCAATTATGGAATGGCAGCTTTGTTCTATCGTCCGTTGGTGCGTTTCTTCCGTGCTTATATTCAGAAGGGTGGCTTCCGTGATGGTAAGGAAGGATTTGTATGTGCCTGCTATGAAGGCATCTATCAGTTTGTTGCTGTCAGCAAGATTATAGAAGATCGCTTGAAACATAAAAAAGGTAAGTAG
- a CDS encoding glycosyltransferase family 2 protein, whose product MKTTLLITTYNWPKALELVLYSVLHQHVMPDEVVIADDGSTEETKKLIDRYADKMPVPVIWVWQEDKGFRRTSILNKAIAKAMGDYIIQVDGDVVLSSHFVEDHIEMAQKGCFVCGSRVLLSAQISKKILDTKVVNVNLWNMPFSYVSNSFRSHVFRRLLAFRYARRIDHLRGCNMAYWKEDAIKVNGYNEDLLEWGHEDAEFAYRLHFAGVRKKALKMGGIMYHLYHKEASKAQENMHKDVLNQVKKERLVRCTNGIDQYL is encoded by the coding sequence ATGAAAACAACATTATTGATTACGACTTACAATTGGCCTAAAGCCTTAGAACTCGTGTTGTATAGCGTGTTGCATCAGCATGTTATGCCTGATGAAGTTGTTATTGCTGACGATGGTTCTACCGAAGAGACTAAAAAACTGATAGACCGTTATGCTGATAAAATGCCAGTACCGGTAATTTGGGTTTGGCAGGAAGATAAGGGATTCAGAAGAACTTCCATTTTGAATAAGGCAATAGCAAAGGCTATGGGTGATTATATCATCCAAGTTGATGGAGATGTTGTTTTGAGTTCTCATTTTGTAGAAGACCATATAGAAATGGCTCAGAAAGGATGTTTCGTCTGTGGAAGTAGAGTGCTGCTGTCTGCCCAGATTTCCAAAAAAATTTTGGATACAAAGGTAGTCAATGTGAATCTTTGGAACATGCCTTTCAGTTATGTAAGCAACAGCTTCCGTTCTCATGTGTTCCGCAGATTGCTGGCTTTTCGCTATGCCCGTAGAATCGACCATCTCAGAGGTTGCAACATGGCTTATTGGAAAGAGGATGCCATCAAGGTAAATGGTTACAATGAGGATCTGTTGGAATGGGGACATGAGGATGCCGAGTTTGCCTATCGCCTGCATTTTGCTGGCGTTCGGAAGAAGGCGCTGAAGATGGGAGGAATCATGTACCATCTTTATCACAAGGAGGCGTCTAAAGCCCAAGAGAACATGCATAAAGATGTTTTGAACCAGGTGAAGAAGGAGCGTTTGGTTCGTTGCACAAATGGTATCGATCAATATTTATAG
- a CDS encoding lipopolysaccharide kinase InaA family protein, whose product MKIKINPKYEEMRSFIERIPDVFEQEGRCIFEGRNVIKAFHVKFDGKEKEVVVKRYKQPNFIQKIGYSFFRSTKAFRAYENALRLMADGFATPEGFGYIETRVKGLIDYCYFISDIDNSMPINDQLNSPEEFNRVMAADYAHFVNRLHQKGIIDIDLNAGNVLYQLQADGHYTFSLIDINRMRFYSGYPPMKECVENLTRFTGRMDVFECVAREYVKLRGMDEKILQKIIGAKKIHDWRWVHRKSILHYFKRKKLGL is encoded by the coding sequence ATGAAGATAAAGATAAACCCAAAATACGAAGAGATGAGAAGTTTCATCGAACGCATCCCGGATGTGTTCGAGCAGGAGGGACGTTGTATCTTTGAAGGACGAAATGTTATCAAGGCTTTTCATGTAAAGTTTGATGGAAAAGAGAAAGAAGTTGTGGTGAAGAGATACAAGCAGCCTAATTTCATTCAGAAGATAGGATATAGCTTCTTCCGCTCTACCAAGGCTTTCCGTGCCTATGAGAATGCCCTTAGGCTGATGGCAGATGGCTTTGCCACTCCCGAAGGCTTTGGATATATTGAAACGAGGGTAAAGGGACTTATTGACTATTGCTACTTTATCTCTGATATTGATAACAGTATGCCTATCAACGATCAGTTGAACTCCCCAGAGGAATTCAACAGGGTGATGGCGGCAGATTATGCGCACTTTGTGAATCGATTGCACCAGAAAGGCATCATCGATATTGACTTGAATGCCGGCAATGTGCTGTATCAGCTTCAGGCTGATGGTCATTATACGTTCTCGCTTATCGATATCAATCGTATGAGGTTTTACTCAGGCTATCCGCCGATGAAGGAATGTGTGGAAAACCTGACGAGGTTTACCGGAAGAATGGATGTCTTCGAGTGTGTGGCACGAGAGTATGTGAAACTGCGGGGAATGGATGAGAAAATATTACAAAAAATAATAGGAGCAAAGAAGATACACGATTGGCGATGGGTACATCGCAAAAGTATCTTGCATTATTTTAAACGTAAAAAGTTAGGTTTATGA
- a CDS encoding RNA-binding domain-containing protein, giving the protein MLEVRDRLNFEDYLDSLLNSVESDDLEFKSAAGGFPGSFWDTYSAFANSEGGVIVLGVIERKGKFYIDNLSDEQIEKYTKDFWNNVNNRATVSCNLLKTEDVVVEDYNGHKLMLFFIPRASREQRPVYRTSQPYNGTFKRNHEGDYKCTEREVQRMFSDANVSNPADSRILRNYSLDDLDMESVAQYRQLFKLAKPDHPWSVLSDFEFLKKIGAYRTDRGTKEEGFTVAGVLMFGKEDAITDNECCPDFFPDYQEKLSDNPEIRWTNRICPDGTWEANLFQFYLRVLPRLSAVLPKPFILEGNIRRDETPAHVAVREALVNFCIHTDYSENATMVVRLYSNKIVFTNPGTLLVSKMQYYGESASVCRNKTLQKMFMLIGSAEKAGSGVDKILAGWRFANWRAPMLRTLSQPDLVELTMMMESMIDEGTKERLVLIFGTEVFSLGHERLLTLNATCTDGYITNESLRVVLNQHKAEVADLLKDMCKHKLLVQEGYGRGTKYRLPMTGNIASSEPNIASSEPNIASSEPNIASPGANIASSEPNIASPGANIASSEPNIASTRVKQRMPYQSLKAMICTVCSEWISLDELSAIVRRDKIYLRNFIIPKMLEDNSLEMLFPGVPNHPRQKYKSTVNK; this is encoded by the coding sequence ATGTTAGAAGTACGTGATAGATTAAACTTCGAGGATTATCTGGATTCACTCTTGAATAGCGTAGAGAGTGATGACTTGGAGTTTAAAAGTGCTGCCGGTGGATTTCCTGGTAGCTTTTGGGATACCTATTCAGCTTTCGCCAATAGCGAAGGAGGAGTTATCGTGCTTGGAGTTATAGAAAGAAAAGGTAAGTTCTATATAGATAATCTATCTGATGAACAGATAGAGAAATATACCAAGGACTTTTGGAATAATGTGAATAATCGAGCTACGGTTAGTTGCAACCTGTTAAAAACAGAAGATGTCGTGGTAGAAGATTACAATGGTCACAAACTTATGTTATTCTTTATTCCTCGTGCATCCAGAGAACAGCGTCCTGTTTATAGAACATCCCAGCCCTATAATGGTACTTTTAAGCGCAATCATGAAGGTGATTATAAATGTACGGAGCGAGAAGTGCAGCGTATGTTTTCAGATGCGAATGTTTCTAATCCCGCTGATAGCCGCATTTTGAGAAATTATTCATTGGATGATTTAGATATGGAGTCTGTTGCTCAATATCGGCAATTATTTAAGTTAGCCAAGCCAGATCATCCTTGGTCTGTTTTGTCTGATTTTGAATTTCTTAAAAAGATAGGTGCTTATCGTACTGATCGTGGAACGAAAGAAGAAGGTTTTACTGTGGCAGGTGTTTTGATGTTTGGTAAAGAAGATGCCATTACTGATAATGAATGTTGCCCCGACTTCTTTCCTGATTACCAAGAAAAGCTGTCAGATAATCCTGAGATACGATGGACCAATCGTATTTGTCCTGATGGAACTTGGGAGGCAAATTTATTCCAATTCTATCTTCGTGTTCTTCCAAGATTATCAGCGGTCTTGCCAAAACCTTTCATCTTGGAGGGCAATATTCGTCGTGATGAAACTCCTGCGCATGTGGCTGTTCGCGAAGCTCTGGTGAATTTTTGTATTCATACCGATTATTCGGAAAATGCAACAATGGTAGTGCGATTGTATAGCAATAAAATTGTTTTTACTAACCCAGGAACACTGTTGGTTTCTAAAATGCAATATTATGGAGAAAGTGCTAGCGTATGTCGTAACAAGACTCTTCAAAAGATGTTTATGTTGATTGGCTCTGCTGAAAAAGCGGGAAGTGGAGTTGATAAGATATTGGCTGGTTGGCGATTTGCAAATTGGAGAGCACCTATGTTGAGAACATTAAGTCAGCCTGACTTAGTGGAACTCACAATGATGATGGAGTCGATGATAGATGAAGGAACAAAGGAAAGATTGGTTCTGATATTTGGAACAGAAGTTTTTTCTTTGGGACATGAACGCCTGTTGACTCTTAATGCAACTTGTACAGATGGATATATTACAAATGAGAGCTTAAGGGTTGTCCTTAACCAGCATAAGGCAGAAGTTGCCGATTTGTTGAAAGATATGTGTAAGCATAAATTGCTGGTTCAAGAGGGATATGGTAGAGGAACCAAGTATCGGTTGCCTATGACTGGTAATATTGCAAGCTCCGAACCTAATATTGCAAGTTCCGAGCCTAACATTGCAAGTTCCGAGCCTAATATTGCAAGTCCTGGGGCTAATATTGCAAGTTCCGAGCCTAATATTGCAAGTCCTGGGGCTAATATTGCAAGTTCCGAGCCTAATATTGCAAGTACTCGTGTAAAACAAAGAATGCCTTATCAAAGCTTAAAGGCTATGATTTGTACTGTTTGTTCTGAGTGGATATCTTTAGATGAATTATCGGCAATTGTAAGGCGAGACAAAATTTATTTGAGAAATTTTATAATTCCTAAGATGTTAGAAGATAATAGTCTGGAAATGCTATTCCCTGGCGTTCCTAACCATCCTAGGCAAAAATATAAAAGTACTGTAAACAAATGA
- a CDS encoding glycosyl transferase family 90 has product MNIQKLKYKFHSGKNSKPWYYIKEYARLYTPACILIWRGQHLLDKAKKRKDYDYILNRVNYYNKLTEDNILLNKDLWDKEAVKVAEQPMTRQKVYYLDTLEYARCFDGNNKWNLLPGDITYVEDIPTIVKSRPIHGENQNSVLLKMDKVRHFIFVKDKLSFAEKKDQAIFRGKIACKDIRVQFVEKFFGNPRFDIGTIDLIKPEWKSDKISIYDHLKYKYVMALEGNDVASNLKWIMSSNSIAVMPKPYYETWFMEGTLKPDYHYIEVKPDFSDLEEKMDYYTAHPDEAQAIINHAHEYVEQFKDKQREDIISLMVLDKYFSLLKSKD; this is encoded by the coding sequence ATGAATATTCAAAAATTGAAATATAAATTCCATAGCGGAAAAAACAGCAAACCCTGGTATTACATCAAGGAATACGCTCGTCTGTATACACCTGCCTGCATCTTGATATGGAGGGGGCAGCATTTACTTGACAAAGCCAAGAAACGCAAAGACTACGATTATATCCTGAACCGGGTAAACTACTACAACAAGCTTACAGAAGATAATATCCTTCTCAACAAAGATTTATGGGACAAAGAAGCTGTTAAAGTTGCAGAACAGCCGATGACCCGCCAGAAGGTATATTATCTGGATACTTTGGAATATGCCCGCTGTTTTGACGGCAATAACAAATGGAATCTCCTCCCTGGTGACATCACGTATGTGGAAGATATTCCTACCATTGTAAAAAGCCGCCCAATTCATGGAGAAAACCAGAACTCCGTATTGCTCAAGATGGACAAGGTACGCCATTTCATCTTCGTGAAGGATAAGCTTTCGTTTGCTGAAAAAAAAGACCAGGCTATCTTCAGAGGAAAAATAGCCTGCAAGGACATCCGTGTGCAATTCGTAGAGAAGTTTTTCGGAAATCCTCGCTTCGATATCGGAACCATAGATCTGATTAAGCCAGAATGGAAGAGCGACAAGATTTCCATCTACGACCATCTGAAATACAAATACGTGATGGCGCTGGAGGGAAATGACGTGGCAAGCAATCTGAAATGGATTATGTCTTCCAATTCCATCGCCGTGATGCCTAAGCCATATTATGAAACTTGGTTTATGGAAGGAACTCTGAAGCCAGACTATCATTATATAGAAGTAAAGCCTGATTTCTCTGATCTTGAGGAAAAGATGGACTATTATACTGCTCATCCAGATGAAGCGCAAGCTATCATCAACCACGCTCATGAATATGTAGAGCAATTCAAGGATAAGCAGCGTGAGGATATCATCTCGCTGATGGTTCTGGATAAGTATTTTTCTCTGTTAAAATCTAAGGATTAA
- a CDS encoding AAA family ATPase has translation MNKIPFEYGSIAENEYFIDRIEDRRDLKTFLGGGINVMLISPRRWGKSSLVKAAMEELKQEQKDIRVCYLDAFKIFSEEEFYNKFASAILQGVSSTMEKRWADIVKFVQSISPSLTINSDPVNAVEVNLNFKPLKESAEEILNLPEKIAKAKGIHVIVCIDEFQQLANLPDWKRLEGTMRSVWQGQHSTTYCLYGSKRHMMMDIFGNSKNPFYRFGQMMTLKKIAKEYWKPFIHDSFYNHGKSISDDMIERICNAMQCHSWYMQQFCFLIWTRTATEVTEEIYQSQLAKLLDTNADMFITDIDGMPASQIAFLRAVCMGEIHFNAQQVVAEYGLGAPRTITKNKKTLVERDFIEKSGDGFKMVDPVFELWFKREYCNILPQ, from the coding sequence ATGAACAAGATACCATTTGAATATGGTTCTATCGCAGAAAATGAATATTTCATAGATAGAATCGAAGATAGAAGAGACCTCAAGACTTTTCTTGGAGGAGGCATCAACGTGATGCTGATTTCTCCAAGACGATGGGGCAAGTCTTCACTTGTCAAAGCAGCAATGGAAGAGCTGAAGCAAGAGCAGAAGGACATAAGAGTATGCTATCTGGATGCCTTCAAGATTTTCTCCGAGGAAGAGTTCTACAACAAGTTTGCAAGTGCAATACTCCAAGGAGTTTCTTCCACGATGGAAAAGAGATGGGCCGACATCGTAAAGTTCGTCCAATCCATATCTCCAAGCCTTACCATCAATAGCGACCCGGTGAATGCCGTAGAAGTAAATCTAAACTTCAAACCTTTGAAGGAAAGTGCCGAGGAAATTCTCAATCTACCAGAAAAGATTGCCAAGGCAAAAGGCATCCATGTCATCGTGTGTATTGATGAGTTCCAACAATTGGCAAACCTGCCCGACTGGAAGAGACTGGAAGGAACCATGCGTTCGGTATGGCAAGGACAACACAGTACGACCTACTGTCTCTATGGCAGTAAACGCCATATGATGATGGATATATTCGGCAACTCGAAGAATCCATTCTATCGTTTTGGACAGATGATGACCTTGAAGAAGATAGCCAAGGAATACTGGAAACCTTTTATTCACGACAGTTTCTACAATCACGGCAAGTCTATCAGCGATGATATGATAGAGCGAATCTGCAATGCCATGCAATGCCACTCCTGGTACATGCAGCAATTCTGCTTTCTCATCTGGACTCGTACAGCAACAGAAGTAACAGAGGAAATCTATCAGTCACAACTCGCCAAACTTCTGGATACCAATGCCGATATGTTCATTACCGATATTGATGGTATGCCTGCCTCTCAGATAGCATTCCTGCGTGCCGTCTGCATGGGAGAGATTCATTTCAATGCCCAACAGGTAGTAGCAGAATATGGACTCGGTGCTCCACGGACCATCACCAAGAACAAAAAGACTCTTGTAGAAAGAGACTTCATAGAGAAATCGGGCGATGGTTTCAAAATGGTTGACCCCGTCTTCGAACTGTGGTTCAAACGAGAATACTGCAACATCTTACCTCAATAA